From the genome of Streptomyces sp. NBC_00659, one region includes:
- the otsB gene encoding trehalose-phosphatase yields MGSHPESKDSLPAPVTPAGRDALEAILTRPTHTVVALDFDGTLAPIVPDPDRARAHPDAVPALAALAPKVASVAVVTGRPAGVAVRHGGFAGVAGLEHLVVLGHYGAERWDAVSGTVTAPAPHPGVAAVRAELPGFLDGIGAWQGTWIEEKGRAVAVHTRRADDPQAAFEALREPLGELAARHGLIVEPGRMVLELRPPGMDKGVALMGYVREIGAEAVLYAGDDLGDLPAFAAVDKLRSDGIPGLLVCSGSSEVAELADRADLVVDGPAGVVRLLASLAAELA; encoded by the coding sequence ATGGGCAGCCACCCCGAATCCAAGGACTCCTTGCCGGCCCCGGTGACCCCCGCCGGACGCGACGCTCTGGAAGCGATCCTCACGCGCCCCACCCACACCGTCGTCGCACTCGACTTCGACGGAACCCTCGCCCCCATCGTCCCCGACCCCGACCGGGCCCGCGCGCACCCCGACGCGGTCCCCGCACTTGCCGCACTCGCCCCCAAGGTCGCCTCCGTCGCCGTGGTCACCGGCCGCCCCGCCGGTGTGGCCGTGCGCCACGGCGGCTTCGCGGGCGTGGCCGGACTGGAGCACCTGGTCGTCCTCGGCCACTACGGCGCCGAGCGCTGGGACGCGGTGAGCGGCACCGTCACCGCCCCCGCCCCGCATCCCGGCGTGGCCGCCGTCCGCGCCGAGCTGCCGGGGTTCCTCGACGGTATCGGCGCCTGGCAGGGCACCTGGATCGAGGAGAAGGGCCGTGCCGTCGCGGTGCACACGCGGCGTGCCGACGATCCTCAGGCCGCGTTCGAGGCGCTCCGGGAGCCGCTGGGTGAACTGGCCGCCCGGCACGGGCTGATCGTCGAGCCGGGGCGCATGGTCCTGGAGCTGCGTCCGCCCGGGATGGACAAGGGGGTCGCTCTCATGGGGTACGTCCGGGAGATCGGTGCGGAGGCTGTTCTGTACGCGGGTGACGACCTGGGGGACCTGCCCGCCTTCGCCGCCGTCGACAAGCTCCGCTCCGACGGGATCCCCGGCCTTCTGGTGTGCAGCGGCAGCTCCGAGGTCGCCGAACTCGCCGACCGTGCGGACCTGGTGGTCGACGGGCCCGCCGGAGTCGTCCGCCTGCTCGCGTCCCTCGCGGCCGAACTCGCCTGA
- a CDS encoding DUF3263 domain-containing protein, whose amino-acid sequence MEELPARERSILALERRGFPGPGAKERAIREQLGLAPVRYYQLLNALLNDPRALAHDPVTVNRLRRVREARRDER is encoded by the coding sequence ATGGAAGAGCTGCCCGCGCGCGAACGGAGCATTCTCGCCCTGGAACGCCGCGGCTTCCCCGGTCCCGGCGCCAAGGAGCGCGCCATACGCGAGCAACTGGGCCTGGCCCCGGTCCGCTACTACCAGCTCCTGAACGCGCTGCTGAACGACCCGCGCGCCCTCGCGCACGACCCCGTCACGGTGAACAGACTGCGCCGGGTTCGGGAGGCCCGCCGGGACGAGCGGTGA
- a CDS encoding ROK family protein, with translation MRHVIALDVGGTGMKAALVGVDTEPSPDRPDAPRPGAPGHPALLHQARRATGRERGPDAVVEEILDFAAELRAHGEEHFGESALAAGVAVPGIVDAAEGIAVYAANLGWRDVPLRRLLGERLGGVPVALGHDVRTGGLAEGRIGAGRGADRFLFVPLGTGIAGAIGINGAVEEGAHGFAGEIGHIVVRPGGAPCPCGQRGCLERFASAAAVSQAWAEASGDPEADAADCAKAVESGDPRARAVWQEAVDALADGLVTALTLLDPRTLIIGGGLAEAGETLFTPLRAAVERRVTFQKLPSIVPAALGDTAGCLGAGLLARDLLNTTPTTPRR, from the coding sequence GTGAGACACGTCATCGCCCTCGATGTGGGCGGCACCGGGATGAAGGCCGCCCTCGTCGGGGTGGACACCGAGCCCTCCCCGGACCGCCCCGACGCGCCGCGACCGGGGGCCCCCGGGCACCCCGCGCTGCTGCACCAGGCCCGCCGGGCGACCGGCCGCGAACGCGGGCCCGACGCCGTCGTCGAGGAGATCCTCGACTTCGCCGCCGAACTGCGCGCCCACGGCGAGGAGCACTTCGGCGAGAGCGCCCTGGCCGCGGGCGTCGCCGTCCCCGGCATCGTCGACGCCGCCGAGGGCATCGCGGTCTACGCCGCCAACCTCGGCTGGCGCGACGTCCCGCTGCGCCGGCTGCTCGGCGAGCGACTCGGCGGCGTACCCGTCGCGCTCGGGCACGACGTGCGCACCGGCGGGCTCGCGGAGGGCCGGATCGGCGCCGGGCGGGGAGCGGACCGCTTCCTGTTCGTCCCGCTGGGCACCGGCATCGCGGGCGCCATCGGCATCAACGGCGCCGTCGAGGAGGGCGCGCACGGCTTCGCGGGCGAGATCGGCCACATCGTCGTACGGCCCGGCGGAGCCCCGTGCCCATGCGGGCAGCGCGGCTGTCTGGAACGGTTCGCCTCCGCGGCGGCCGTCAGCCAGGCCTGGGCCGAGGCGTCCGGCGACCCCGAGGCGGACGCGGCGGACTGCGCCAAGGCCGTCGAATCGGGCGACCCGAGGGCGCGGGCCGTCTGGCAGGAGGCCGTCGACGCGCTCGCCGACGGCCTGGTAACCGCGCTCACCCTCCTGGACCCGCGCACGCTGATCATCGGTGGCGGGCTCGCCGAGGCGGGGGAAACCTTGTTCACACCACTGCGGGCCGCGGTCGAGCGACGCGTCACGTTCCAGAAGCTGCCGTCCATCGTCCCCGCAGCCCTCGGGGACACCGCCGGATGCCTCGGTGCCGGGCTCCTCGCCCGGGACCTCCTGAACACCACTCCTACGACTCCCCGGAGGTAA
- the nagA gene encoding N-acetylglucosamine-6-phosphate deacetylase, translating into MAPSKVLAGARVVLPTGIVHDGRVIIDGARIAGAGAPETRPAGVPGGAPADTPVTDLSGHWVVPGFVDIHNHGGGGASFTSGTVEDVLRGIHTHRLHGTTTVVASTVTGDMHGLAERAGMLSELAEQGDIAGIHFEGPFISPCRKGAHSEELLRDPDPADVRKLLDAARGKASMVTLAPELPGGLDSVRLLAEHGVIAAIGHTDATYEQTKAAIDAGATVATHLFNAMPALGHRAPGPIAALLEDGRITVELINDGTHLHPASLELAFHHAGPGRVAFITDAMDAAGFGDGRYMLGPLEVEVADGVARLVEGGSIAGSTLTLDRAFQRAVTVDRLPVEDVVAAISANPARLLGAYDRVGSLEPGKDADLVVLDADFALKGVMRGGEWVVDPRLG; encoded by the coding sequence ATGGCCCCTAGCAAGGTTCTCGCCGGCGCCCGGGTGGTACTGCCCACCGGGATCGTGCACGACGGCCGCGTGATCATCGACGGTGCGCGGATCGCCGGCGCGGGTGCCCCCGAGACGCGACCCGCCGGAGTTCCCGGGGGAGCCCCCGCGGACACGCCCGTGACCGACCTGTCCGGCCACTGGGTGGTCCCCGGCTTCGTCGACATCCACAACCACGGCGGCGGCGGCGCGTCCTTCACCTCGGGAACGGTCGAGGACGTCCTGCGGGGCATCCACACCCACCGGCTGCACGGCACCACGACCGTCGTCGCCTCGACCGTCACCGGTGACATGCACGGCCTCGCCGAACGCGCCGGGATGCTCTCCGAACTGGCCGAACAGGGCGATATCGCGGGCATCCACTTCGAGGGCCCGTTCATCTCGCCGTGCCGCAAGGGCGCGCACTCCGAGGAACTGCTGCGCGACCCGGACCCGGCCGACGTCCGCAAGCTCCTCGACGCGGCGCGAGGAAAGGCCAGCATGGTCACGCTCGCCCCCGAACTGCCGGGCGGACTCGACTCCGTACGGCTGCTCGCCGAACACGGGGTGATCGCCGCGATCGGGCACACCGACGCGACGTACGAGCAGACGAAGGCGGCCATCGACGCGGGCGCGACCGTGGCGACGCACCTGTTCAACGCGATGCCGGCGCTCGGGCATCGCGCGCCGGGCCCGATCGCCGCCCTCCTCGAGGACGGGCGGATCACCGTCGAGCTGATCAACGACGGCACGCATCTGCACCCCGCCTCACTGGAGCTGGCGTTCCATCACGCGGGCCCCGGCCGGGTCGCGTTCATCACCGACGCGATGGACGCGGCGGGCTTCGGCGACGGCCGCTACATGCTCGGTCCGCTGGAGGTCGAGGTCGCGGACGGCGTCGCCCGCCTGGTGGAGGGCGGTTCGATCGCGGGCTCCACGCTCACCCTCGACCGTGCCTTCCAGCGCGCCGTCACGGTCGACAGACTGCCGGTCGAGGACGTCGTGGCGGCCATCTCCGCCAACCCCGCCCGTCTGCTCGGCGCGTACGACCGGGTGGGCTCCCTGGAGCCGGGCAAGGACGCGGACCTCGTGGTTCTCGACGCCGACTTCGCGCTCAAGGGCGTGATGCGCGGCGGAGAATGGGTGGTCGATCCCCGACTGGGGTGA
- a CDS encoding 1-phosphofructokinase family hexose kinase: MILTVTLNTALDITYRVRALRPHSSHRVSEVTERPGGKGLNVGRVLAALGHEVTVTGFTGGATGRSVRDQLAESAGVVDALVPVRGSTRRTIAVVDTTTGDTTQLNEPGPAITPAEWSAFQERYEHLLRSASAVALCGSLPPGVPVGAYAQLVRTARASAVPVLLDTSGEPLRRGVAARPDIVKPNAEELAELTGSHEPLQATRNARRRGAHAVVASLGTDGLLAHTPEGHWRATPPVRAHGNPTGAGDSAVAGLLSGLVEQLDWPARLARAVALSTATAAAPVAGEFDRALYESLLGRVTVTAESTAA; the protein is encoded by the coding sequence GTGATCCTCACGGTCACACTGAACACCGCTCTCGACATCACCTATCGCGTGCGGGCGTTGCGCCCGCACAGCTCGCACCGGGTGAGCGAGGTGACCGAACGCCCGGGCGGCAAGGGCCTGAACGTGGGGCGGGTGCTCGCCGCGCTCGGGCACGAGGTGACGGTCACCGGTTTCACGGGCGGCGCGACCGGCCGCTCCGTGCGGGACCAACTGGCCGAGTCGGCCGGGGTGGTGGACGCGCTCGTCCCGGTGCGGGGCTCGACGCGACGCACGATAGCCGTGGTCGACACGACGACCGGTGACACGACTCAGCTCAACGAACCGGGACCGGCGATAACACCCGCCGAGTGGTCGGCCTTCCAGGAGAGGTACGAGCATCTGCTGCGTTCCGCCTCCGCGGTGGCCCTGTGCGGCAGCCTGCCCCCGGGCGTCCCGGTCGGCGCCTACGCCCAGCTGGTCCGCACCGCACGTGCCTCGGCCGTCCCGGTGCTCCTGGACACCAGTGGCGAGCCTCTGCGCCGGGGCGTCGCCGCCCGCCCCGACATCGTCAAGCCGAACGCCGAGGAACTGGCCGAACTCACCGGCTCCCACGAGCCGCTGCAGGCCACCCGCAACGCCCGGCGACGCGGCGCGCACGCGGTGGTCGCCTCCCTCGGCACGGACGGGCTGCTCGCCCACACCCCCGAGGGCCACTGGCGGGCCACCCCGCCCGTGCGGGCGCACGGCAATCCGACCGGCGCGGGCGACTCGGCCGTCGCGGGCCTGCTGTCGGGCCTGGTGGAGCAACTCGACTGGCCGGCCCGTCTCGCCCGCGCTGTCGCCCTGTCGACGGCGACCGCGGCGGCACCCGTGGCGGGCGAGTTCGACCGGGCCCTGTACGAGAGCCTGCTGGGCCGGGTGACCGTGACCGCGGAGTCCACCGCGGCGTAG
- a CDS encoding carbohydrate-binding protein, whose product MTPGNNGASTPEEDDPFGYLYADGQANGATPPSGGGGYGYPGSVNRVRAVGERKYGQQTAQGTYGQQAPTAPYGQVPQQGGYGQPNAHYGAPETVPGGAQTARTPMPGHGDGGRGRGPNTKGLLIGAVAVVAAVVIGIAIAMTGGGGDDDKGDQAGSTPSTAQSASPTDAETKGSDKPAELPKIDAKALKLGTGVTTASDVQGAQSDGGVYVAGLNAPGASVTWTFNGIPEDGVYTVFARYSVPGQDASMTLTVNGKAFGSKLSMENYAHAAEGDFAKGWTTTYAWPTLNKGTNTVTLSCGDGDSCNVLLDQLSLKKGQVKR is encoded by the coding sequence ATGACGCCCGGCAACAACGGCGCGAGCACGCCCGAGGAGGACGACCCGTTCGGCTATCTCTACGCCGACGGTCAGGCCAACGGAGCCACGCCGCCCTCTGGAGGCGGCGGCTACGGCTACCCGGGCTCGGTCAACCGGGTGCGGGCGGTCGGCGAGCGCAAGTACGGCCAGCAGACCGCTCAGGGCACCTACGGCCAGCAGGCCCCCACCGCCCCGTACGGCCAGGTGCCGCAGCAGGGCGGCTACGGCCAGCCGAACGCCCACTACGGGGCCCCCGAGACCGTTCCCGGCGGTGCGCAGACGGCGCGGACGCCGATGCCCGGTCACGGTGACGGCGGCCGCGGCCGCGGCCCGAACACCAAGGGCCTCCTCATCGGAGCGGTCGCCGTGGTCGCCGCGGTCGTGATCGGTATCGCCATCGCCATGACGGGCGGCGGCGGGGACGACGACAAGGGCGACCAGGCGGGCTCGACCCCCTCGACCGCCCAGAGCGCGTCCCCGACCGATGCGGAGACGAAGGGGTCCGACAAGCCCGCGGAGCTTCCCAAGATCGACGCCAAGGCGCTGAAGCTGGGCACCGGCGTGACGACGGCCTCCGACGTCCAGGGCGCCCAGTCCGACGGCGGGGTCTACGTGGCCGGCCTGAACGCCCCGGGCGCCTCGGTGACCTGGACGTTCAACGGCATCCCCGAGGACGGCGTCTACACCGTGTTCGCGCGTTACAGCGTCCCCGGCCAGGACGCGTCGATGACGCTCACCGTCAACGGCAAGGCCTTCGGCTCCAAGCTGAGCATGGAGAACTACGCGCACGCCGCCGAGGGCGACTTCGCCAAGGGCTGGACGACGACCTACGCGTGGCCCACCCTCAACAAGGGCACCAACACGGTCACCCTCTCCTGCGGGGACGGCGACAGCTGCAACGTGCTGCTCGACCAGCTCTCGCTGAAGAAGGGGCAGGTCAAGCGCTAG
- the cdgB gene encoding diguanylate cyclase CdgB, with the protein METESEPYVRLATLRQLHQVMADMNTARSLADTLQTVADGVVTGLGYELACVNLVRPDGDLVVAALAGNPAAEALITGRVGSRESWERRLTMGEAWGDLRYIPHTEGWVLDEDDVPQWYTDGPAPRFEDEWHPSDRLFAPLYTPNVSGSGSSGGGHGELIGVLSVDRPRNGRKPGAWGREALQMYAFQAAIAISNARLRANMQRALVRLEREQQALRASEESFRQAFEYAPSGMAIAEMGGDQHGRILRTNDALCRLLGRPASAMRRYSFSDLVHPEDIGTLLRTSAEGGRAELRLGRRDGTYVWVHLRNSVVADAADGPRFLLTHVEDIEDRKRRELQLAHRASHDALTGLPNSAELRSRLGARLCRRPASLPPGVVASLDAAYGHGDFTDPQSGEYDDNGHPAYDGNGHGFDFQAGAEAFEAFDHHVHTIAPEGETDDGTKGLAVLFCDLDGFKSINDRFGHNAGDEVLIEVARRLTHGVRDGDTVARLGGDEFVVLADGLGRADAQDLAVRLRNAIIPPIRVDGRAVRVGASFGIGWAHCGMTADEVLKSADERMYVEKRSRPKQHRRAG; encoded by the coding sequence ATGGAGACCGAGTCGGAGCCCTACGTCCGTCTTGCGACCCTGCGGCAGCTGCACCAGGTGATGGCGGACATGAACACCGCCCGCAGCCTGGCGGACACGCTGCAGACCGTCGCCGACGGCGTGGTCACCGGGCTCGGCTACGAGCTGGCCTGTGTCAACCTCGTACGCCCCGACGGCGACCTCGTCGTCGCCGCTCTCGCCGGAAACCCCGCGGCCGAAGCCCTCATCACCGGCCGCGTCGGCTCCCGCGAGTCCTGGGAGCGCCGGCTCACCATGGGCGAGGCCTGGGGCGACCTGCGGTACATACCGCACACCGAGGGCTGGGTCCTCGACGAGGACGACGTACCGCAGTGGTACACCGACGGTCCCGCTCCTCGCTTCGAGGACGAGTGGCATCCCTCCGACCGTCTCTTCGCGCCGTTGTACACCCCGAACGTCAGCGGCAGCGGCAGCAGTGGCGGCGGCCACGGCGAGCTGATCGGCGTGCTGTCGGTGGACCGGCCGCGCAACGGCCGCAAGCCGGGCGCCTGGGGCCGCGAAGCCCTTCAGATGTACGCCTTCCAGGCCGCCATCGCTATCAGCAACGCACGTCTACGCGCGAATATGCAGCGCGCCCTGGTCCGTCTGGAACGTGAGCAGCAGGCTCTGCGCGCCAGTGAGGAATCCTTCCGCCAGGCCTTCGAGTATGCGCCCTCCGGCATGGCGATCGCCGAGATGGGCGGCGACCAGCACGGTCGCATCCTGCGCACCAACGACGCCCTGTGCCGGCTGCTGGGCCGGCCCGCCTCCGCGATGCGCCGCTACTCCTTCTCCGACCTCGTGCACCCCGAGGACATCGGCACCCTGCTGCGGACCTCCGCCGAGGGCGGCCGGGCCGAGCTGCGGCTCGGGCGCCGCGACGGCACCTACGTCTGGGTCCACCTGCGCAACTCCGTCGTCGCGGACGCGGCCGACGGCCCCCGCTTCCTGCTCACCCACGTCGAGGACATAGAGGACCGCAAGCGCCGTGAGCTCCAGCTCGCGCACCGCGCCTCGCACGACGCCCTCACCGGTCTGCCCAACTCCGCCGAGCTGCGCTCCCGGCTCGGCGCCCGCCTCTGCCGGCGCCCCGCGTCCCTGCCGCCCGGCGTGGTCGCCTCACTGGACGCGGCGTACGGCCACGGGGATTTCACGGACCCGCAGTCCGGCGAGTACGACGACAACGGCCACCCCGCCTACGACGGGAACGGGCACGGCTTCGACTTCCAAGCCGGCGCCGAGGCGTTCGAGGCCTTCGACCACCATGTGCACACCATCGCGCCCGAGGGCGAGACGGACGACGGCACCAAGGGGCTCGCGGTGCTCTTCTGCGACCTCGACGGTTTCAAGTCGATCAACGACCGGTTCGGGCACAACGCGGGTGACGAGGTTCTCATCGAGGTCGCCCGCCGCCTCACCCACGGGGTCCGGGACGGCGACACGGTGGCGAGGCTCGGCGGCGACGAGTTCGTGGTGCTCGCCGACGGCCTCGGCCGCGCGGACGCCCAGGACCTCGCCGTACGGCTGAGGAACGCGATCATTCCTCCCATCAGGGTCGATGGACGGGCCGTCCGCGTCGGCGCCAGTTTCGGCATCGGGTGGGCCCACTGTGGAATGACGGCGGACGAGGTGTTGAAATCGGCTGACGAGCGGATGTACGTCGAGAAACGTTCTCGTCCCAAACAGCACAGGCGCGCGGGGTAA
- a CDS encoding flavin reductase family protein, with protein sequence MLTTPPAPASTPSVHAEGVSNDEFRAAMTRLAAGVVLVTAHEPALAPDGPRGEDIGMTATAFMSVSLDPPLVLVSLREGSRMDDLLDEQPLWGVSVLAESQRHIAGRFSMKGRISDRLLFEDIPYVRGEASGALLVGGALATLECSTEQRIPAGDHTLVIGRVLTARVPSADGGPLTYFKGRYRQLG encoded by the coding sequence GTGCTCACGACTCCCCCTGCTCCCGCCTCCACCCCGTCCGTGCATGCTGAGGGGGTGAGCAACGACGAGTTCCGCGCCGCCATGACCCGGCTCGCCGCGGGCGTGGTCCTGGTGACCGCGCACGAACCCGCGCTGGCCCCCGACGGGCCGCGCGGCGAGGACATCGGCATGACCGCGACCGCGTTCATGTCCGTCTCCCTCGACCCGCCGCTGGTCCTGGTCAGCCTGCGCGAGGGGTCCCGGATGGACGACCTGCTCGACGAACAGCCGCTGTGGGGCGTCTCCGTGCTCGCGGAGAGCCAGCGCCACATCGCCGGCCGCTTCTCCATGAAGGGCCGCATCAGCGACCGGCTCCTCTTCGAGGACATCCCGTATGTCCGCGGCGAGGCGTCCGGGGCGCTCCTGGTGGGCGGCGCCCTGGCCACCCTGGAGTGCAGCACCGAGCAGCGGATCCCCGCGGGCGACCACACCCTCGTCATCGGCCGCGTCCTGACGGCCCGGGTACCGAGCGCCGACGGCGGGCCCCTGACGTACTTCAAGGGCCGCTACCGGCAGCTCGGCTGA
- the arfB gene encoding alternative ribosome rescue aminoacyl-tRNA hydrolase ArfB, whose translation MSGPYVIRGSVSLPEAELMWRFSRSGGPGGQHVNTSDSQVELRFDLANTEALPPVWKDRALEKLAGRLVDGVVSVRSSEHRSQWRNRETAAVRLAALLAEATAPPPRPRRATRIPRGINERRLREKKARSETKRGRTGRDWG comes from the coding sequence ATGTCCGGTCCCTATGTCATCCGCGGCTCCGTCTCCCTGCCCGAGGCCGAGCTCATGTGGCGTTTCTCGCGCTCCGGCGGGCCGGGCGGGCAGCACGTGAACACCAGCGACTCGCAGGTCGAGCTCCGCTTCGACCTCGCGAACACCGAGGCGCTGCCGCCCGTGTGGAAGGACCGCGCCCTCGAGAAGCTCGCGGGACGGCTCGTCGACGGGGTCGTCAGCGTCCGGTCCTCCGAGCACCGCTCCCAGTGGCGCAACCGCGAGACGGCGGCCGTGCGCCTGGCCGCCCTTCTTGCCGAGGCCACCGCGCCGCCGCCCCGGCCGCGCCGCGCCACCCGTATCCCCCGGGGCATCAACGAACGCCGGCTGCGCGAGAAGAAGGCCCGCTCCGAGACCAAGCGCGGCCGCACGGGCCGCGACTGGGGCTGA
- a CDS encoding TerD family protein, with amino-acid sequence MAVSLSKGGNVSLTKEAPGLTAVTVGLGWDVRTTTGTEFDLDASAIAVNPQGKVYSDAHFVFFNNKQTPDQTIVHTGDNRTGEGAGDDEAINVNLAGLPADVEKIVFPVSIYDAETRTQNFGQVRNAYIRIVNQAGGAEIARYDLSEDAATETAMVFGELYRNGAEWKFRAVGQGYASGLSGIAQDFGVSV; translated from the coding sequence ATGGCTGTAAGCCTGTCCAAGGGTGGCAACGTCTCGCTGACCAAGGAGGCACCGGGCCTGACCGCCGTCACCGTGGGCCTCGGCTGGGATGTCCGCACCACCACGGGCACCGAGTTCGACCTCGACGCCTCGGCCATCGCGGTCAACCCCCAGGGCAAGGTCTACTCGGACGCCCACTTCGTCTTCTTCAACAACAAGCAGACGCCGGACCAGACCATCGTCCACACCGGTGACAACCGGACGGGTGAGGGCGCGGGCGACGACGAGGCGATCAACGTCAACCTGGCGGGCCTCCCCGCCGACGTCGAGAAGATCGTCTTCCCGGTCTCCATCTACGACGCGGAGACCCGCACGCAGAACTTCGGCCAGGTCCGCAACGCCTACATCCGCATCGTGAACCAGGCCGGCGGCGCCGAGATCGCCCGCTACGACCTCTCCGAGGACGCCGCCACCGAGACCGCCATGGTCTTCGGCGAGCTCTACCGCAACGGCGCGGAGTGGAAGTTCCGCGCGGTCGGCCAGGGCTACGCCTCGGGCCTCTCGGGTATCGCGCAGGACTTCGGCGTCAGCGTCTGA
- a CDS encoding M1 family metallopeptidase: MPRSSVTVPFALALALVAGLTACGGDGVHGKPGAAGVGDPYFPKMGNGGYDVTHYGLTLSYDPRDKRLTGTAEITARALEDLSAFRLDLLGLDVSDVTVEGRGARWNRAGQELTVRPHDDLDKGETFSTTVRYSGIPRTITDADSSKEGWLRTADGALALGEPTGSMAWFPGDHHPSDKASYDVRITVPKGLQAVSNGELTSESTTDGRTTYAWHTAEPMASYVATLAIGSYDVTRSTAKNGLPVYTAVDPTQKQASEKVLGEIPEIMDWAEYNFGPYPFSSTGAIVDRADDAGYALETQTRPVFPGAPDTRTLVHELAHQWFGDSVTPKSWRDMWLNEGFATYAEWLWQEDHDGDSAEEIFNALYKGDYYEPVDSSEIWAFPPADPPGAAQISDPPVYYRGAMVLHKIRQLVGDDTFYDIVQGWAATRRHANADTAAFTAYVEKAAPDKDFGGIWKNWLYGEGKPTHP; the protein is encoded by the coding sequence GTGCCCCGATCTTCCGTCACCGTCCCCTTTGCCCTGGCTCTCGCGCTCGTCGCCGGGCTCACCGCCTGCGGCGGGGACGGCGTGCACGGGAAACCCGGCGCGGCCGGCGTCGGCGACCCGTACTTCCCGAAGATGGGCAACGGCGGGTACGACGTCACGCACTACGGACTGACCCTGTCCTACGACCCCCGGGACAAACGGCTGACGGGGACCGCCGAGATCACCGCGCGGGCCCTGGAGGACCTCAGCGCCTTCCGTCTCGACCTGCTGGGGCTGGATGTCTCCGACGTCACCGTCGAGGGCCGCGGCGCCCGCTGGAACCGGGCGGGCCAGGAACTGACCGTGCGTCCGCACGACGACCTCGACAAGGGGGAGACGTTCAGCACGACGGTCCGCTACTCCGGGATCCCCCGGACGATCACCGATGCCGACTCCTCCAAGGAGGGCTGGCTGCGCACGGCCGACGGCGCCCTCGCCCTCGGGGAGCCCACGGGGTCGATGGCCTGGTTCCCCGGCGACCACCACCCCTCCGACAAGGCGTCGTACGACGTCAGGATCACCGTCCCGAAAGGCCTCCAGGCCGTTTCCAACGGTGAGTTGACGAGCGAGTCGACCACGGACGGCCGGACGACCTACGCCTGGCACACCGCGGAACCGATGGCGAGCTATGTGGCGACGCTCGCGATCGGCAGCTACGACGTCACCCGCTCGACGGCGAAGAACGGGCTGCCGGTCTACACGGCGGTGGACCCGACCCAGAAGCAGGCGAGCGAGAAGGTGCTGGGGGAGATCCCCGAGATCATGGACTGGGCGGAGTACAACTTCGGTCCGTACCCCTTCTCCTCCACCGGGGCGATCGTGGACCGCGCCGACGACGCGGGCTACGCCCTGGAGACCCAGACGCGCCCCGTCTTCCCCGGCGCGCCGGACACCAGAACCCTGGTCCACGAACTGGCCCACCAGTGGTTCGGCGACTCGGTCACCCCGAAGTCCTGGCGGGACATGTGGCTCAACGAGGGCTTCGCCACCTACGCGGAGTGGCTGTGGCAGGAGGACCACGACGGCGACTCGGCCGAGGAGATCTTCAACGCCCTCTACAAGGGCGACTACTACGAACCGGTCGACAGCAGCGAGATCTGGGCCTTCCCGCCCGCCGACCCGCCCGGTGCCGCGCAGATCTCCGACCCGCCCGTCTACTACCGCGGCGCGATGGTCCTGCACAAGATTCGCCAACTGGTGGGCGACGACACCTTCTACGACATCGTCCAGGGCTGGGCCGCCACCCGCCGTCACGCGAACGCGGACACGGCCGCGTTCACCGCGTACGTCGAGAAGGCCGCGCCGGACAAGGACTTCGGCGGGATCTGGAAGAACTGGCTGTACGGAGAGGGCAAGCCGACCCACCCGTGA